From Deinococcus detaillensis, one genomic window encodes:
- a CDS encoding Rrf2 family transcriptional regulator, producing the protein MTVSSRFSVASHVLALLSLYPEQSMSSEKLACSVGVNPVIVRGISSMMRRAGLVCSQQGVTGLKLARAADQISLLDIYQAVQPPERLIALHEHPSEDCTVGRHIQAALGQICAEAQAALEARLAQTSLAALAQELHHMELGNLELSDLELNQLKQSLRHVDNMGRIQDVSAD; encoded by the coding sequence ATGACGGTTTCCAGCCGCTTTTCGGTGGCCTCGCACGTGCTGGCGCTGCTCAGTCTTTATCCGGAACAGTCCATGAGCTCCGAAAAGCTGGCGTGCAGCGTGGGCGTCAATCCGGTGATCGTGCGCGGCATTAGCAGCATGATGCGCCGCGCCGGATTGGTGTGCTCGCAGCAGGGCGTGACTGGCCTCAAGCTGGCGAGGGCCGCCGACCAGATCAGCTTGCTAGACATTTACCAAGCGGTACAGCCCCCAGAGCGCTTGATCGCTCTCCATGAGCATCCCAGCGAAGACTGCACGGTGGGACGGCACATTCAGGCCGCGCTGGGGCAAATCTGTGCCGAGGCGCAAGCGGCTTTGGAAGCTCGGCTGGCCCAGACTTCTTTGGCGGCGCTGGCCCAAGAACTGCACCACATGGAGCTGGGGAACTTGGAGTTGAGCGATTTAGAATTGAATCAATTGAAACAAAGTCTGCGCCATGTCGATAATATGGGCCGCATTCAGGATGTGTCGGCTGACTGA
- a CDS encoding RidA family protein, which yields MTDSSRPAKRVISTAKAPAAIGPYSQAVRFGNLLITSGQIPLTPAGHLVEGGIAEQSKQVFDNLAALLAEAGADFGDVVKTTVFLSDMNNFAAMNAVYAEYFKAPYPARSTVQVARLPRDVMVEIEVMAQLQ from the coding sequence ATGACCGATTCATCTCGCCCGGCCAAACGTGTGATCTCGACTGCCAAAGCCCCCGCCGCCATCGGGCCGTACAGCCAAGCGGTGCGCTTCGGCAACCTGCTTATCACCAGCGGCCAAATTCCGCTGACGCCCGCAGGCCACCTTGTCGAAGGCGGCATCGCCGAGCAGAGTAAGCAAGTATTTGACAACTTGGCGGCCCTGCTGGCGGAAGCGGGTGCGGATTTTGGCGACGTGGTCAAAACCACCGTATTTCTGAGCGACATGAACAACTTCGCGGCCATGAATGCCGTCTACGCCGAGTATTTCAAAGCTCCCTATCCGGCCCGCTCGACGGTGCAGGTCGCCCGCCTCCCGCGTGACGTGATGGTCGAAATTGAAGTGATGGCGCAGCTCCAGTAA